AAATTTTAGCTTTGCTGTTTTTGGTGGTTATCGACCAACTATTTAACCGCTATTTTTGCGATCGAGATTCCAAGCAGAGGAGAATTGATTATTTGCCAGAACAGTAGCTATTAATTTCCTTGACTATTGAACTTTCTTCAGTACTACTTTTTTGCAGAGATACCAAAAAGCCCTTTGCTGCTGGTAGATTCTTTTTATCTATGGCTGCTGCTGCATTATTCAATTCCTTGCTGATGTTCTGATAAAGTGTGAGAAAGCGTCCTTGAAAACCTTGCAATTTTTCATCTTTAACTTCTAGTGCTTTCATCTCTGTGGCAAGTGGATCTATCTTACCAGCAAGTTCAGTTAAAGCTTTAGAACCTTTTGCTGGATTGGGATTTTTGCCGAATTCCTGACCTAGAGTAGATGCCTGATTGGCAACTTTGATAACTTTGTTACATTGAGCAACTTTACTTTCGCCACAACCTGCAAATAATAATGCGATCGCAGTAGTGACTGAAAGTATAAAACTTTGCTTAAATACGCGTTGCATAGGTTCTATGATCTCCAACTATATTTAGTGAAAGTTGGACAGTAGGAATGGATGGTTAGAGAAAATACTTTTTCTAAAAAGAATCTTTATTTCTGTTTTTAACTTTCTTTCTGCCCTGTTACTTTATACTTCATTTTTTCGATAATGTGTATGTAATTACACGCAAATAACCCAATTTTAAATTAGATAGTCGTGTTGTCCTTTACTCTAGCAATTTTGGAATTAATCTCAGTGTTGCAGTCGTATTTTCTGTAACATTCTTTGATTCCCATAATATCTGGTGGTATTCAATCTTGCGCCAAGGTTCAACCATATCGTTGTAGTGGCGATGGAAAGCATGACCTGATTGCCCAGGGGTGTGAATTGCTACTGAATTATCCAAATTTCCCAAATCTACAATCATCCGCAGTGAAGGAATATCAGTCACTTCAAAGGATTTATTTGCTCTCCAACGGTTAGCATTCACTGTTTCGCCGTTACCAGATGTAGCAAATGCACCACGATTAAATAAAGCTTCAATCGGTGCAACCCCAGATTTACCTAAAGTGGCATTCCGAAAAGTAATGGTATGCAGCTTGCCCCAATTCCAGTTGTTCGGGTCTTTGCTTTGAATTCGTTCTAATTCATTCACGGCTTCTATAAAGGATTGTCGCAGGATTTGGTCGCGGCTCTCAACTTCTGGGGTGTTGCGATTATCCCACCAAGAACTATTGGGCTGTTTGACCAGATTTGCGATCACAGCATACCAGCGATCGCCTCCATGCGGAAAGTACTTTTCAGGCAACTGATCGTGAAACGTATCTGCCAGTAAGTGTTTCCAGAAGACTTCAAACAAAGCAGCAACAGGCGATGTCATTCCTAACTGCAAATTCCAATCTTGTAATAATTTTTGGGCTGCTTGCAAGCGAGGAGTATCAACAGTGATAGATTGCAGTAGTGGTACTAATGTTTGTGCATTCAGATTGCGATCGTCTCCTTGTATTCGCTGCACACCTTTGAGGGAAATCGGTTGCGTTTGTTGTGAAATCATCTCAACAATGCGCTGTGCCCGATAGCCATAAACCCAGTCTGCGGTAATTAGATAAGGATATTCACGCATAACTAAATTATTGGCAGTAGCAATATAACCTTGAGATGGATTGAAACTTTTGGGCAATTTCTCAAAGTCAATATAGCCTTGCCACTCATATTCATCCGTCCAACCAGGAACGGGATAACGCCCATCTCCCTGAGCGCGGATGGGGAATTTACCAGGCATTTGGTAGCCAATATTGCCATCAATGTCAGCGTAGACCAAGTTTTGAGCGGGGACATCATAATTGCTGGCAGCAGTGCGGAATTCCTGCCAGTTTTGAGCGCGATTGATTTGGGGAACAGCATACCCTAGTTTTGAAGGTTCTAGGGCTGTCCAACGCAGGGCTACGGCGTAATTTTGCGGTAATTCTAGCGACTGACTTGGCTGGAATTGCTTTAGATTGGGCGAAACATCAGAGAGAATTGGCCCATGTCGGGTGTAGCGTACCGTTTGCACAATCGATTGACTTCCAGCGACTTGAATCGTCTCTGGCACGAGTTGCATATCAACCCATTTGCCATTGACTTCATACTGATTAGGATTTTTCGGGTTAATTTTCTCAATGTATAAATCCATCACATCAGATTGTACATTGGTGACACCCCAGGCAATGCGATCGCTATGACCGATAATTACTCCAATCATTCCCGCAAAGGAAAAACCAGAAACGTTGTAGGGACATTCTGCATTCTTCGGTGTGCAGTGTAGACCAACCTCGTACCAGATAGAGGGAATTTGCACACCTAAGTGCGGGTCATTCGCCAAAATTGGCTTACCTGTAGCTGTTCGCTGACCAGATATTACCCAGCTATTCGAGCCAATACCTATTCCCGTGGGCCCTATAAGTTGTTCCAAAGCCATCATCGGCTTAGTAATTGACTCCAAAGCAGGTAATACATCTGGAGAGTCGAGAAGTGAAGAAGAAGCGGGCAAATAACTCTGCGTGTTCCCCTGTCTCTGTGTCCCTGTGTTCTCTTTCTTCTGGAACTTAGGTAAAATAACTGGCAAGTCTTGAGGGTATGGTGGAAAAAGTTCCTCTACTTGATTGGGGTTAAGGGTTTTGAGCAAAATAGCGCGTTCAATTTCTCGCTCGAAATTTCTGCCCAAATCGTAAGCCATTACCTTCCCCCAAGTCAGAGAATGCAGTATTTGCCAAGGTTCTGGCTGATACCCAGGATTGAGGAACTTTAGCACAGTGTATTCTAGACTCAGGGCGCTGCCTTGATGCTCTCTCAAATAGGCATTGACACCATCGGCGTAAGCTTGCAGGTATGCTTTCATCTCTGCATTAATTTCCTGAATTTCTTGCTGCGCCACCCTCGCCCAACCCATTGTCCGCAGATATTTATCAGTGTCAACCTGAGATGAACCAAACATTTCTGAAAGTCGCCCAGAACCAATATGTCGCCAAAAGTCCATTTGCCAAAATCGGTCTTGGGCGTGGATATAACCTTGCGCCATGAATAAATCGTGAGAGTTGGCAGCATAAATATGGGGAATACCCCATTTATCCCGCTGAACGGTTACTTCAGCTTTTAGTTGAGGTATTTGAATTGTGCCACTCTCTTGCGGAAAGGATTGGCGTACAGTGTAGGTGACAAATCCTACTAACAATAGCCCTAGCACTGACAGGAAAATCAGAGTAATTTTGAGTCTTTTACGTAACCAACCTTTCCTGGAGTTTTTCATGTGAGCTTCCCGTGGCATTGTTTGGTGAAATCAGGCAATACTACAAGGTATTAAATCAGCATCTTTAGAAAAGTGCGATCTGCTCATTTAAAATACACCTGAGTACACAGCTAAAATTTTGTTGTACTAGCTGCCAGTAGAACAATAGTATCGCTCTCCTATTTTCCAAAGCTGAAGCGCAACTATTAGAAAGAGAATGCCTGCGATTGGTGAGATATAACAAAACCACAAAGGCACTAAAAAAGCATCTTCTTTTTCAAGTACTGCAAGCAAAGGAAAATAGCTGACGCAAGCAAGTGGTATCAAGAAAGTAAAGAATCGCTGAAACCACTTGTTATAAATCGAAAGTGGGTACTGAGCCGTTTCGACTCCTCCATAAGTGAGGATATTCATAATTTCGAGAGATTCAATAGTCCAGAAGGTGATGGTTGCTTGCATAATGACAATGCCAACAAAGAGTGCAACTCCACCAAAAAATGAAGTACCCAAAAGCCATAAAGTTTTAAAAGTTAAAGGAATCTGGAGTGATGAAAGTGACCACCACATAACAACAATTCCTTGAAATAATCTTCCGATTCGTTTCAAAGTAAACTCTTTACCTAAAAGTTGAATTGCTGTGGTGCGTGGACGAACAAGCAAACGGTCGAAGTCTCCACTTTTAATTATTGTTGTAAATGAGTCAAAGCCTTTTCCAAGGGCATCAGCACAGGCAAAAGAAATATTAATTATTCCATAAAATAGAGCAACTTCGTTTAAAGTCCACGTACCAATACTATTAAAACGACTAAAAAGTGCCCAGACTCCAAAAAATTCAACAGCAGTTCCTAAAAACTGCCCTATGACTTGCAGCCAGAAAGAAACTTTGTACTGCATTTGCGACTTGAAAGATACAGAAATATATCGAAGGTAAAGCGAAAAATCATTCATAGTTGCTTTGTAATTTTTATTTAAAATAAATTATCTAATATCAATTATGTATGCAAAATTATATAAGGAACGAACCGCATTCGCTTTAGCGTCTCGTTAGAGAAGGACACAAAGGAAGAAAGAAAATTTGGCGCAGCCTCACAAAGAAATGGTATAACCTATCTTCCTGCTTAAAAAATTACGAATTACGAACTTGTACTGAGCGTAGTCGTTGGCGTGGTAACAGAGCGTAGTCGTTCGCGCAGCGTCTCGTAGAGAAGTGCAGCCTCTCGTATAGAAGTATTACGAATTACGAATTATTTACTTATCCTCCTTGAATTACCAGCTTTCTAATGCCATATTTCACAAGAACACGCCCAAGAATAATAATGACAACTATCCAAAAAGTTTGATGCAGCAAAACATTAAACAGGGCGTTTGGTTGAAGATTACCAGTAAAAAGACGAAAAGGTTTGTCGATTAGTCCTGAAAAAGGAAGTGCATTCAAAAAAGGTTTGCTCCACTCAGGAAAAAGTGGTAAAGGAACAATCATGCCAGAGAAGATAGTAACAAGAGTAGGTAGAATACTATTAATTCCCTCGCCTGAAATTGTCCACATCATTGATACAGTCAGAAGCATAGTTAATGCAGACGAAAGTAAAATTGCGCCAATAAAAGAGATAAAAAAGGCAAAAAAAGAAGCCCAGGAGGGTGGAAAAGAAAGCGACCATTCATCAAGTCTCAAAAGGGGAAAAATAAAAATTGTGACACCAAGAAGCGGAATACTACGAAGTATCAAGGGCGTTGTGCGAAGTGCCAAAGCGCGAGTAAACCAAAAATTATAAAGGTCTGTGGGTCGAAGAAGATCGTATCCGACAGCACCAGTTCGGATGAGTTCTTGAATATCTCTATCACCTCCCCAAGGGACAATCGCCATCAAAAACGCCTGTCCCAGCCACACATATCCTACAGCTTGTTGAAAAGTGATAGGTTGAGTAGAGGTTGTATGAGTAAAGAATGCCTGTAAAACCATTACTTTCACTAACCCCCAGAAAAGCTGAGTTCCAACACCAGCCAAAGCAGCAGCACGGTATTGCAACAGTAGTGTAAATCTAGCAACAAATAGTGACCAATATGCTTTCATGGGATAATTCCGGCTGAAATTGCATAAAGTTCAGCAATTATCTCTTCAATGGGTGGATTTTCCACAAAAAGATCCTCTACTTCGTGTTGTGAGGTAACTTGGCTAATCAAAGATGCAGCAGAAAGCTTTGTGGGATCGAAGGCTAGAGTTACAGTGCGACCTTCTTTAGAGATAATACTGACTCCTTCTTCTTCAAAAAAGAAATCATCGTTTGCTAGGTCGATTCTTAAGTACCGACGCGAGGAAACTTGAGAACGCAGTGCTGCTAGAGTTCCATCACAAAGGATCTCACCTCCACCAATAATAATTATGCGATCGCACAATGCCTCGATATCATCCATATCATGAGTAGTTAGGATGGTGGTTACTTGATGAGTTTTATTCAGCGCTTTGATAAATTTTCTGACTGCAAGCTTGGAAACTGCATCAAGCCCAATGGTGGGTTCATCAAGAAAAAGAATTTCCGGTCTGTGAAGCATTGCGGCTGCAAAGTCACATCGCATCCTTTGACCAAGGCTTAACTGCCTCACTGGAGTGGAGAGAAAGCTTTCAAGACCAAGCAAATCAATCATTTCTTCGCGTGTCTGGCGATACTCTGATTGGGGAACGCGATAAATATCCCGCAGCAAATCGAAAGACTCAATCACTGGCAAATCCCACCAGAGTTGCGTTCTTTGACCAAACACTACACCGATGCGATTAACGTGCTTAATTCGATCTTTCCAAGGAGTTCGTCCGCCAATTAGGCATTTTCCACTGGAAGGTACAAGAATACCGCTCAAAATTTTAATCGTGGTCGATTTACCTAGCTCCATTTGGGCCAATGTATCCTACAAGTTCTCCCCATTCCAGGGAAAACGAAACTCCTTTGAGGGCATAAACTTCTTTAGTTTTTCGCTGCACAAGTCCTCGTATTGAACCGAAAAGCCCAGAGGAGCGTTCAGACACAAAGAAAGTCTTCCTGAGATTTTCGACAAGAATGTGAGACATATTTTGTGAGTCTGTTATTGCGAAGAAAGGCAGGGGGCAGTGTTTCGACTCCCTTCTCTACGAGAGGCTGCACTTCTCTACGAGACGCTGCGCGAACGACTACGCTCTGTTACCACGCCAACGGCTACGCTCAGGGCAAGTCGCTCAACAACCAGGCAGGAGGTAAAAAATGAGTTTGGCTGGATTAAGAATTGTCTTGGTAGAGGTAGCTGGGGTGAGTAATGTCGGAGCGATCGCTAGGGTAATGAAAAATTTCGAGATATATCATTTAATAATAAGTAAATTGCCAATGCAATCCCCTAATACTTACGCAATAACTCTCTGAAACTCTCATTCCTTTGTGTCCTTCGCGCCTTTGCGGTTCGTTTTTCCTTCCATTATTTTGCGTAAGTCCTGTCCCCATACCAAGAATCACCCTAGAAGTATCAGAGGAATTACTTGCATTGAGTCTCCAACAACCAGCTGTACCAGCACAAGTTTACCGATATATCTTAGATTTTTTGGCTAGCAACCCCACTCCTGAACAAATTGCTGAATTTAGACCTACTCCCGAAATGCAAGAACGATTGCGTACCTTGTTAACACGCAGTAACACAGGTGAACTTACACCCACGGAGTTGAAAGAACTAGATGAGTATGAACGTATTGAACACTTAGTTGTGATGATTAAAGCAGGTAACTTCTAAATAGCGACGAACGACTAGTCCAACGGCAAAGATTGCGCTGAACTGTTCAAACCTGACGCAGGCATTCACTTACACAGGTAAAATGATTTCAGGGAAACTCTTCAGTAGAACCACAACGCTGAAAATTAGTCTGTAAGTACTGGTGCGATCGCAGGAGGCAAAAAATGGGCTTGGCTGGATTAAGAATTGTGTTGGTAGAACCAGCTAGGCCGATAAATATCGGCGCGATCGCCAGGGTAATGAAAAATTTCGGTCTATATAATTTAGTATTAGTGAACCCCCAATGCGATCCGCTTTCGACGGAAGCTTTGATGATGGCTGTTCACGCTCAGGAAATTATAGAATCTGCGGTAATAGTGGCAACCTTACCAGAAGCATTGCATGGATGTGTACGGGCGATCGCTACCACTGGTCGCGTTCGTAGTTTAGAAACACCTTTAGAAAATCCTCGCAC
This portion of the Nostoc sp. GT001 genome encodes:
- a CDS encoding penicillin acylase family protein — protein: MKNSRKGWLRKRLKITLIFLSVLGLLLVGFVTYTVRQSFPQESGTIQIPQLKAEVTVQRDKWGIPHIYAANSHDLFMAQGYIHAQDRFWQMDFWRHIGSGRLSEMFGSSQVDTDKYLRTMGWARVAQQEIQEINAEMKAYLQAYADGVNAYLREHQGSALSLEYTVLKFLNPGYQPEPWQILHSLTWGKVMAYDLGRNFEREIERAILLKTLNPNQVEELFPPYPQDLPVILPKFQKKENTGTQRQGNTQSYLPASSSLLDSPDVLPALESITKPMMALEQLIGPTGIGIGSNSWVISGQRTATGKPILANDPHLGVQIPSIWYEVGLHCTPKNAECPYNVSGFSFAGMIGVIIGHSDRIAWGVTNVQSDVMDLYIEKINPKNPNQYEVNGKWVDMQLVPETIQVAGSQSIVQTVRYTRHGPILSDVSPNLKQFQPSQSLELPQNYAVALRWTALEPSKLGYAVPQINRAQNWQEFRTAASNYDVPAQNLVYADIDGNIGYQMPGKFPIRAQGDGRYPVPGWTDEYEWQGYIDFEKLPKSFNPSQGYIATANNLVMREYPYLITADWVYGYRAQRIVEMISQQTQPISLKGVQRIQGDDRNLNAQTLVPLLQSITVDTPRLQAAQKLLQDWNLQLGMTSPVAALFEVFWKHLLADTFHDQLPEKYFPHGGDRWYAVIANLVKQPNSSWWDNRNTPEVESRDQILRQSFIEAVNELERIQSKDPNNWNWGKLHTITFRNATLGKSGVAPIEALFNRGAFATSGNGETVNANRWRANKSFEVTDIPSLRMIVDLGNLDNSVAIHTPGQSGHAFHRHYNDMVEPWRKIEYHQILWESKNVTENTTATLRLIPKLLE
- a CDS encoding ABC-2 family transporter protein, which translates into the protein MNDFSLYLRYISVSFKSQMQYKVSFWLQVIGQFLGTAVEFFGVWALFSRFNSIGTWTLNEVALFYGIINISFACADALGKGFDSFTTIIKSGDFDRLLVRPRTTAIQLLGKEFTLKRIGRLFQGIVVMWWSLSSLQIPLTFKTLWLLGTSFFGGVALFVGIVIMQATITFWTIESLEIMNILTYGGVETAQYPLSIYNKWFQRFFTFLIPLACVSYFPLLAVLEKEDAFLVPLWFCYISPIAGILFLIVALQLWKIGERYYCSTGS
- a CDS encoding ABC-2 family transporter protein; its protein translation is MKAYWSLFVARFTLLLQYRAAALAGVGTQLFWGLVKVMVLQAFFTHTTSTQPITFQQAVGYVWLGQAFLMAIVPWGGDRDIQELIRTGAVGYDLLRPTDLYNFWFTRALALRTTPLILRSIPLLGVTIFIFPLLRLDEWSLSFPPSWASFFAFFISFIGAILLSSALTMLLTVSMMWTISGEGINSILPTLVTIFSGMIVPLPLFPEWSKPFLNALPFSGLIDKPFRLFTGNLQPNALFNVLLHQTFWIVVIIILGRVLVKYGIRKLVIQGG
- a CDS encoding ATP-binding cassette domain-containing protein codes for the protein MELGKSTTIKILSGILVPSSGKCLIGGRTPWKDRIKHVNRIGVVFGQRTQLWWDLPVIESFDLLRDIYRVPQSEYRQTREEMIDLLGLESFLSTPVRQLSLGQRMRCDFAAAMLHRPEILFLDEPTIGLDAVSKLAVRKFIKALNKTHQVTTILTTHDMDDIEALCDRIIIIGGGEILCDGTLAALRSQVSSRRYLRIDLANDDFFFEEEGVSIISKEGRTVTLAFDPTKLSAASLISQVTSQHEVEDLFVENPPIEEIIAELYAISAGIIP